A portion of the Lolium rigidum isolate FL_2022 chromosome 1, APGP_CSIRO_Lrig_0.1, whole genome shotgun sequence genome contains these proteins:
- the LOC124686659 gene encoding embryogenesis-associated protein EMB8-like isoform X1 translates to MSAPTVAGGESAGELFLRAAALVPAEHYALAALAVLSVFGYRFLELHVLGDLLRGFRGGRVDLVFHPASEIYHCVASKCRSLHARYLVTPWLASPHLQTLFLGIGRPPSFTYNRQLYTVRDGGTVALDWFLASDLEDADGIISQDASTPLVVVVPGLTSDSDSAYVKHLVHSMARKGWNVVVSNHRGLGGVSITSDCLYNGGWTDDVREIINYLHHKYPEAPIFCVGTSIGANILVKYLGEEGENTPVAGAASICNPWDLVVGDRFISRKLVQRIYDRALSFGLKGYAKLHQPVLARLANWEGIKKSRSIREFDHHATCIVAKYETVDTYYRRCSSASYVGTVSVPLLCVSALDDPLCTREAIPWDECRANKKIILATTPNGGHLAFFEGLTARRLWWVRAVSEFLSALHDSSYMHRQKAEDHVLHSLLESSIDKSPYVNFLGDGMVAPATDDGPVNDGPPCSQIVNELKLNNGVNDTQQNEHAKEAEIKSGIQVDAVPAQSPAGSAKQQGEKANKIHDAIAPVKRSINRLTRYQGRSVWLLAYISFVTSWPLLGSLAFIVFRKKFRNPFSAK, encoded by the exons ATGTCGGCGCCcaccgtcgccggcggcgagtcGGCCGGCGAGCTGTTCCTCCGCGCGGCGGCGCTGGTGCCCGCGGAGCACTACGCCCTCGCGGCCCTCGCCGTCCTGTCGGTCTTCGGGTACCGGTTCCTGGAGCTCCACGTCCTCGGCGACCTCCTCCGCGGCTTCCGCGGCGGCCGCGTCGATCTCGTCTTCCACCCCGCTTCCGAGATCTACCACTGCGTCGCCTCCAAGTGCCGCTCACTCCACGCCAG GTACCTGGTGACGCCCTGGCTTGCCAGCCCGCATTTGCAGACATTGTTCCTGGGAATCGGGAGACCGCCTTCATTCACGTACAACAG GCAGTTGTATACAGTTCGTGATGGTGGAACCGTTGCTTTGGACTGGTTTTTGGCCTCTGATTTGGAGG ATGCAGATGGGATCATTTCTCAAGATGCTTCAACACCCCTTGTAGTTGTGGTCCCTGGATTAACTAGTGATTCTGATTCTGCG TATGTAAAACACCTGGTACATTCTATGGCGAGAAAAGGGTGGAATGTTGTCGTAAGCAACCACAGGGGTCTTGGAGGTGTGTCCATCACA TCAGATTGCTTGTACAATGGTGGATGGACAGACGATGTCCGAGAAATTATTAATTATCTCCATCACAAGTATCCAGAGGCTCCGATATTCTGTGTTGGCACAAGCATAGGTGCCAATATCCTG GTCAAGTatcttggagaagaaggtgagaatACTCCTGTGGCTGGTGCTGCATCTATTTGCAATCCATGGGATCTGGTG GTGGGTGATCGGTTTATTTCCCGTAAGCTGGTGCAGCGGATTTATGACAGAGCCCTTTCATTTGGGCTAAAGGGCTACGCAAAGTT ACATCAACCTGTTTTGGCACGACTTGCAAACTGGGAAGGTATTAAAAAG TCACGCTCTATCCGGGAATTTGACCACCATGCCACTTGCATTGTTGCAAAATATGAG ACTGTGGATACTTACTACCGCCGGTGCAGTAGTGCTAGTTACGTCGGTACCGTGTCAGTTCCCTTGCTTTGTGTCAGTGCTTTGGATGATCCCCTTTGCACAAGAGAGGCAATTCCTTGGGACGAATGCAG AGCGAACAAGAAAATCATTTTGGCAACTACACCAAATGGTGGCCATCTCGCATTTTTTGAAGGACTAACTGCTAGAAGACTATG GTGGGTCAGAGCTGTGTCCGAGTTCCTCTCTGCTCTGCATGACAGCTCTTACATGCATCGACAAAAG GCAGAAGATCATGTTTTGCATTCTTTGTTGGAGTCGTCCATTGATAAGAGCCCATATGTCAATTTTCTGGGAGATGGAATGGTAGCCCCAGCGACAGATGATGGTCCCGTCAATGACGGCCCACCTTGTAGCCAGATTGTCAATGAATTAAAACTGAATAATGGGGTGAATGATACGCAACAGAATGAACACGCCAAGGAAGCTGAGATCAAAAGCGGCATACAAGTAGATGCAGTGCCTGCCCAAAGCCCAGCAGGATCTGCGAAACAGCAAGGAGAGAAGGCTAATAAAATCCATGATGCCATTGCTCCGGTAAAGAGATCCATAAACCGGCTCACTCGTTACCAAGGGAGGTCAGTCTGGCTGCTCGCGTACATATCTTTTGTAACATCGTGGCCGCTCCTTGGCTCCCTAGCTTTCATCGTGTTCAGGAAAAAGTTCAGAAATCCTTTTTCTGCCAAATAG
- the LOC124686659 gene encoding embryogenesis-associated protein EMB8-like isoform X2 produces the protein MSAPTVAGGESAGELFLRAAALVPAEHYALAALAVLSVFGYRFLELHVLGDLLRGFRGGRVDLVFHPASEIYHCVASKCRSLHARYLVTPWLASPHLQTLFLGIGRPPSFTYNRQLYTVRDGGTVALDWFLASDLEDGIISQDASTPLVVVVPGLTSDSDSAYVKHLVHSMARKGWNVVVSNHRGLGGVSITSDCLYNGGWTDDVREIINYLHHKYPEAPIFCVGTSIGANILVKYLGEEGENTPVAGAASICNPWDLVVGDRFISRKLVQRIYDRALSFGLKGYAKLHQPVLARLANWEGIKKSRSIREFDHHATCIVAKYETVDTYYRRCSSASYVGTVSVPLLCVSALDDPLCTREAIPWDECRANKKIILATTPNGGHLAFFEGLTARRLWWVRAVSEFLSALHDSSYMHRQKAEDHVLHSLLESSIDKSPYVNFLGDGMVAPATDDGPVNDGPPCSQIVNELKLNNGVNDTQQNEHAKEAEIKSGIQVDAVPAQSPAGSAKQQGEKANKIHDAIAPVKRSINRLTRYQGRSVWLLAYISFVTSWPLLGSLAFIVFRKKFRNPFSAK, from the exons ATGTCGGCGCCcaccgtcgccggcggcgagtcGGCCGGCGAGCTGTTCCTCCGCGCGGCGGCGCTGGTGCCCGCGGAGCACTACGCCCTCGCGGCCCTCGCCGTCCTGTCGGTCTTCGGGTACCGGTTCCTGGAGCTCCACGTCCTCGGCGACCTCCTCCGCGGCTTCCGCGGCGGCCGCGTCGATCTCGTCTTCCACCCCGCTTCCGAGATCTACCACTGCGTCGCCTCCAAGTGCCGCTCACTCCACGCCAG GTACCTGGTGACGCCCTGGCTTGCCAGCCCGCATTTGCAGACATTGTTCCTGGGAATCGGGAGACCGCCTTCATTCACGTACAACAG GCAGTTGTATACAGTTCGTGATGGTGGAACCGTTGCTTTGGACTGGTTTTTGGCCTCTGATTTGGAGG ATGGGATCATTTCTCAAGATGCTTCAACACCCCTTGTAGTTGTGGTCCCTGGATTAACTAGTGATTCTGATTCTGCG TATGTAAAACACCTGGTACATTCTATGGCGAGAAAAGGGTGGAATGTTGTCGTAAGCAACCACAGGGGTCTTGGAGGTGTGTCCATCACA TCAGATTGCTTGTACAATGGTGGATGGACAGACGATGTCCGAGAAATTATTAATTATCTCCATCACAAGTATCCAGAGGCTCCGATATTCTGTGTTGGCACAAGCATAGGTGCCAATATCCTG GTCAAGTatcttggagaagaaggtgagaatACTCCTGTGGCTGGTGCTGCATCTATTTGCAATCCATGGGATCTGGTG GTGGGTGATCGGTTTATTTCCCGTAAGCTGGTGCAGCGGATTTATGACAGAGCCCTTTCATTTGGGCTAAAGGGCTACGCAAAGTT ACATCAACCTGTTTTGGCACGACTTGCAAACTGGGAAGGTATTAAAAAG TCACGCTCTATCCGGGAATTTGACCACCATGCCACTTGCATTGTTGCAAAATATGAG ACTGTGGATACTTACTACCGCCGGTGCAGTAGTGCTAGTTACGTCGGTACCGTGTCAGTTCCCTTGCTTTGTGTCAGTGCTTTGGATGATCCCCTTTGCACAAGAGAGGCAATTCCTTGGGACGAATGCAG AGCGAACAAGAAAATCATTTTGGCAACTACACCAAATGGTGGCCATCTCGCATTTTTTGAAGGACTAACTGCTAGAAGACTATG GTGGGTCAGAGCTGTGTCCGAGTTCCTCTCTGCTCTGCATGACAGCTCTTACATGCATCGACAAAAG GCAGAAGATCATGTTTTGCATTCTTTGTTGGAGTCGTCCATTGATAAGAGCCCATATGTCAATTTTCTGGGAGATGGAATGGTAGCCCCAGCGACAGATGATGGTCCCGTCAATGACGGCCCACCTTGTAGCCAGATTGTCAATGAATTAAAACTGAATAATGGGGTGAATGATACGCAACAGAATGAACACGCCAAGGAAGCTGAGATCAAAAGCGGCATACAAGTAGATGCAGTGCCTGCCCAAAGCCCAGCAGGATCTGCGAAACAGCAAGGAGAGAAGGCTAATAAAATCCATGATGCCATTGCTCCGGTAAAGAGATCCATAAACCGGCTCACTCGTTACCAAGGGAGGTCAGTCTGGCTGCTCGCGTACATATCTTTTGTAACATCGTGGCCGCTCCTTGGCTCCCTAGCTTTCATCGTGTTCAGGAAAAAGTTCAGAAATCCTTTTTCTGCCAAATAG